Within the Vairimorpha necatrix chromosome 10, complete sequence genome, the region caaataatatttattggTTTCAAATTTGAAACGTAtgaaaacattttttataaattaaaaacggacaatataaacaatggcttatttattagaaaGAGAAGACAGTCCTAGATGCACACTAGAAGGAGGTAAAAGAGAACAATTTACACAGAAACTTTTTACTGATTTAATACACGACTCACATGCAAAAAACCATGACTATTATCTAGGAAGAGTAAAAATTACTTCTCAGAATAAAATCGAATTCCATTGTTACGATGCAAGGCAATTGTGTAAGTATTTGTTCGAGATGGTCATTTCTACAGAAGGAAGAAAGATTcgtataaaaaactttaaagaCCCAATTAGCCGGGAAGTTATTGATGATGTACACTTCTTTAGACTAAAATACGATTCAGACGAACCTTTGAGAGCAGAATATGTTGGAAATCATATAAAGTTCCTAGAAAGTAATAGTTTAAGatccaaaatattttattccGAAGATGCGCTTGACGCTTTGTCTGTTAATTTTCAGTTTAACAGcattaaaaaaaccaaTGTAATTGACAAAAGACGACTTTATGGGTTTTTATTGTTAGTTTTCTTTGGAATATTAGCGCTAAGCGGAATAGTCTTTTTCGTagagaagaaaaagaaagtTGGAAGaattaatgaaaaaattagattACATcccaaataaattatttattatttttttattttaataagttACAATTGTCTTATAAGTGCTTGATTATTTGTGgcaatatgaaaaattttatatttgaccCTCGAATTACAACTTCAGGACTATACAATATTTTGTCTGTAATAATATcgacattttttaatatgacATTCATGTAATCATCTACTTCTACTACAGTTCCTTTAAAGGTGGTATTATCTAAAGTTCTTACAGAAATTATCATGTTTGTAGTTTCTTGTAATGTTTGAATAATTGTCATCTAGGGATTCAATATTCTATTTAATGTAgctaaataatattttttaagttttaaaacagtTCTATGAGTTCAATAAGAAAATGTAGAGAAGttgcaaaaaattataaaaccGTTAATTTAgtatgtaaaataaattaaatgtgGCATACAACGAATTTGAAGtgtagaaaaaattactgAAAAAccattatttattttgagcTAGAATTCCAATCCATTGGACAAATTTCTCCATGCTCAgctgtaaaatttatagcaTCAATTATCCTTAATATTTCATCAGTGCTTCTTCCTATCATGTCATTATATATAGACGTATATTTAACTTCTCCTTTAgtatcaaatattaaagtaGCTCTTTTAGTTATGTCTTCATCTTGATCATAAAATCCAAAAAGACCGCTTAATTTTGCACCGCTGTCCGATAACATAGGCCATTGAATGCCTTCAACTCCCCCATCTTGTCTGGGCAATTTAGCCCAAGCTTTGTGAGAATAAACCGAATCATTAgatatcaaaaaaacaacagTATTACGTCTCGCAAACTCTTCTTTCCTATCAGAAATGACATTCAATTCAGTAGGACATACAAAAGTGAAATCATTaggataaaataaaagtactACGTTTTTGCCTTTATAatctttcaaatttatagtaGTAATATGGTCGTCTTCAAAAGCTTTAAATTGCATATCAAGATTTATTTCTGGGAAATACATTTTATGggtttaaatttaatattttatatcccagaaaaaaagttaacatattaaaaaaataacggtttagtattaattttatactggtataaaaaaatataactttTGTAAAACAAAACAGATTCCTTTTGTATTTTCTGATTGACATgcatcaaaaaataatttaaaacatcaatcataaaaatacgAAATATTgtggttttaaaaatgtttcaTGTTcgctttttgtttttttttacacataaaaaattatgatatTGTTGCtgtttaaattaatttcaaCTGCTTTAGTAGACAAAAATTTAGTAAACAATAACTTAATAATTGAAGTAACTACAACAACTACAGTTATAACAACTAAAATAGAAGAAGTATCTGAACCAACATATTCTACTCATATTGAAGAGAGCATTTCGGActataacataaaaaattttgttgattCTGACACattaaaagataaacaaCCTTGTGAAAAAtgttatattataaaattcaacTCAGATAAACAAGATGCCCTTGATTTATTAGATGAAATTGGAATTCAaccaaaacaaaaatatgataaaaatttttctggTGTCTCATTCTGCACTAGAGACATTGATATTGTTGAAAAATTgagaaaattaaatatacaaatagAAGAAgactataaatttaaaatagcATCTACACAGCCTTATATTTCTAAACATCTTTTTCTAATGCAAAATTAcacaaattatatttttaacagTTATTTCTAtaacaatataatttttcgaGTTTTGCAAATAgatagaatatttaaatacttaTTAGGAAGTTATAAATACTATTATACAGGaagaaatacaaaaatCTATCTTTTAGATACATCAGTAAATGTTCTTGCTCCAAATATAACTAATATAACTGGTAAAAAAAGATCCTGCAATTCACATGGGGATATAAACATAGACTTGTTAATCAATAAAACTCGAGGTTTTGCGAGAGATGCAAATATAGATGTTTTAGACGGTGTAGCTTGTGATGgcaatattaaattatctaaaattttgacaCTTTTAGAAAAGGTtaagaaagaaaatattcCGACACTATTACTTTTTGGTGTAACAGGACCttattcaaatattttgaatgATGTAGTTGACTATCTTTCTACTAAAggtataattattattacaCCATCTGGTAATAATCACGACAATGCTTGTTATTATTCTCCAAGTTCTGCAAAACATGTGATATCTATAGGATCAGTGGACCAACACAccaaaatatcaaaattttcaaattatGGATCATGTGTCCGGCTTTATTCTCTTggtgaaaatatttatgaatcaaattttacaaGAGGTACTAGTCATTCAGCAGCTCTTATCACAGGAGCCATAGCAAtgtatttagaaaaatatacgAATGCGACGAATTCTGATGTTTGGAATTTTCTAGAACGTAATTCTTATTGGAATGATCGTTATAt harbors:
- a CDS encoding small nuclear ribonucleoprotein Sm D3; the encoded protein is MTIIQTLQETTNMIISVRTLDNTTFKGTVVEVDDYMNVILKNVDIITDKILYSPEVVIRGSNIKFFILPQIIKHL
- a CDS encoding proprotein convertase subtilisin/kexin type 9 (PCSK9), yielding MILLLFKLISTALVDKNLVNNNLIIEVTTTTTVITTKIEEVSEPTYSTHIEESISDYNIKNFVDSDTLKDKQPCEKCYIIKFNSDKQDALDLLDEIGIQPKQKYDKNFSGVSFCTRDIDIVEKLRKLNIQIEEDYKFKIASTQPYISKHLFLMQNYTNYIFNSYFYNNIIFRVLQIDRIFKYLLGSYKYYYTGRNTKIYLLDTSVNVLAPNITNITGKKRSCNSHGDINIDLLINKTRGFARDANIDVLDGVACDGNIKLSKILTLLEKVKKENIPTLLLFGVTGPYSNILNDVVDYLSTKGIIIITPSGNNHDNACYYSPSSAKHVISIGSVDQHTKISKFSNYGSCVRLYSLGENIYESNFTRGTSHSAALITGAIAMYLEKYTNATNSDVWNFLERNSYWNDRYMVFKFPYLSLEYTNQDIAYNIIIMEVFFMFLFIFIIILLITFLIFYIINKRRQRRKRKENLIDTNLRMHRPT
- a CDS encoding thioredoxin peroxidase — encoded protein: MYFPEINLDMQFKAFEDDHITTINLKDYKGKNVVLLFYPNDFTFVCPTELNVISDRKEEFARRNTVVFLISNDSVYSHKAWAKLPRQDGGVEGIQWPMLSDSGAKLSGLFGFYDQDEDITKRATLIFDTKGEVKYTSIYNDMIGRSTDEILRIIDAINFTAEHGEICPMDWNSSSK